The region TAGACATGTGGTATTGTTTTAAGTTTTTTTATAATGTTATCGGATACGTCTCCATACCGATAAATGTTTGCGTCAGTTAATTTAGTTTTTTCTTTCAACTTTACTGTGGTTCTGAGTATTTCTTGGGCGTTTATACGGCAATTAATTACGTTTAGGTCACATTGTCGGCCGATTTGTCGATTTCCTAGATTAATAAAATATTTTTTCAAAGAGGGTGCTTCAATAATCCCACTAGAAGAATTCCCAAGAACAAATGCACAATGCTTCATACAAGAGAAATAAGCGAGTGTACCTAAATTTTCAAATCCCCAAATATGATTTTCTTCTTTTATTAGTTGCTCCAGTTCTTTGCGAATAATCTTATTGTGAGCATCCACATTTGGCATGGTCACAATAATTTGAAAAGGAAGCTGCCTGAGCGCCTGATTGATTTCAAGAATATGTTTTTTATTTTCTTCAACAGAAATTGATTCCGGATGGAATGTGAACAGTATTGTAGGTTTGCTTAAATCTACCCCATAAGCATTAAAAAAGTCTTTGATGCCAAGTAAATTTAAATCGGATAAGTTATCGAGACTGAGTGTTCCAATGTTCCATATGTTTTTATTGTGACGAGATATAGCAGCAACTCTATCCGCAT is a window of Flavobacteriales bacterium DNA encoding:
- the neuC gene encoding UDP-N-acetylglucosamine 2-epimerase (hydrolyzing) is translated as MRVSVLTSSRADYGIYLPLLKRLKQDPYFELEIIAFGTHLSPKHGNTINQIEEDGFSPVTLNSIVPDQDDVENIDSAINKTTQLFNSYWDSCTSEPQLVLCLGDRYEMFAAIKGTLASGIPIGHIHGGEYTPNSKDNEYRNALTTMAQYHFTSTQEHADRVAAISRHNKNIWNIGTLSLDNLSDLNLLGIKDFFNAYGVDLSKPTILFTFHPESISVEENKKHILEINQALRQLPFQIIVTMPNVDAHNKIIRKELEQLIKEENHIWGFENLGTLAYFSCMKHCAFVLGNSSSGIIEAPSLKKYFINLGNRQIGRQCDLNVINCRINAQEILRTTVKLKEKTKLTDANIYRYGDVSDNIIKKLKTIPHV